The Enterobacter asburiae genome window below encodes:
- the ahpC gene encoding alkyl hydroperoxide reductase subunit C encodes MSLINTKIKPFKNQAFKNGEFIEVTEKDTEGRWSVFFFYPADFTFVCPTELGDVADHYDELQKLGVDVYSVSTDTHFTHKAWHSSSETIAKIKYAMIGDPTGALTRNFDNMREDEGLADRATFVVDPQGIIQAIEVTAEGIGRDASDLLRKVKAAQYVASHPGEVCPAKWKEGEATLAPSLDLVGKI; translated from the coding sequence ATGTCTTTGATTAATACCAAAATTAAACCTTTCAAAAACCAGGCGTTCAAAAACGGTGAGTTCATCGAAGTTACCGAGAAAGATACCGAAGGCCGCTGGAGCGTCTTCTTCTTCTATCCGGCTGACTTTACCTTCGTTTGCCCGACTGAACTGGGTGACGTTGCAGACCATTACGACGAACTGCAGAAGCTGGGCGTAGACGTTTACTCTGTCTCTACCGATACCCACTTCACCCACAAAGCATGGCACAGCAGCTCTGAAACCATCGCGAAAATCAAATACGCGATGATCGGCGACCCGACTGGCGCCCTGACCCGTAACTTCGACAACATGCGTGAAGATGAAGGCCTGGCAGACCGCGCCACCTTCGTTGTTGACCCGCAGGGCATTATCCAGGCTATCGAAGTTACCGCTGAAGGTATCGGCCGTGATGCTTCTGACCTGCTGCGTAAAGTGAAAGCTGCTCAATACGTGGCTTCTCACCCAGGCGAAGTATGCCCGGCGAAATGGAAAGAAGGCGAAGCGACTCTGGCTCCATCCTTAGATCTGGTTGGTAAAATCTAA
- the yldA gene encoding small membrane protein YldA has product MSEILAITLIFLIIAAIIVMAVLYLERHS; this is encoded by the coding sequence ATGAGTGAGATACTGGCTATCACACTTATTTTTCTGATTATTGCGGCGATTATCGTCATGGCCGTGCTTTATCTTGAACGCCACAGCTAG
- a CDS encoding flavin reductase family protein — translation MYFYQPSQGHGLPHDPLNAIIGPRPIGWISSCDKAGQLNLAPYSFFNCFNYRPPIIGFSSNGWKDSVRNITETKEFVWNLATRDLAQAMNQTSAMLPHDRDEFSFAGLTPAASQLVNAPRVAESPVNFECRLSQCIQLTGADGTPVDTWLVLGEVVGIHIAETLLEEGIYQTAKAQPILRAGGPTAYYGISDENRFDMVRPGADQ, via the coding sequence ATGTATTTCTACCAACCGTCTCAGGGTCACGGCCTGCCGCACGATCCGCTGAACGCCATTATTGGTCCACGTCCGATCGGCTGGATCTCCTCATGCGATAAGGCCGGTCAGCTCAACCTCGCACCGTATAGCTTCTTTAACTGCTTTAACTATCGCCCGCCGATCATCGGCTTTTCCAGCAACGGCTGGAAGGACAGCGTGCGTAATATTACCGAAACAAAGGAATTTGTCTGGAACCTGGCGACGCGCGATCTCGCGCAGGCGATGAACCAAACCTCAGCAATGCTTCCCCACGACCGGGATGAATTTAGCTTTGCCGGGCTAACGCCAGCGGCGAGCCAACTGGTCAATGCGCCCCGCGTCGCCGAAAGCCCGGTGAACTTTGAGTGCCGCCTGTCGCAGTGCATTCAGCTTACCGGTGCCGACGGCACGCCGGTCGATACGTGGCTGGTGCTGGGGGAGGTGGTCGGTATCCATATTGCCGAAACGCTGCTGGAAGAGGGGATATACCAGACGGCTAAAGCGCAGCCCATCCTGCGTGCGGGTGGGCCGACGGCGTATTATGGCATCAGTGATGAAAACCGGTTTGATATGGTGCGCCCGGGCGCGGATCAGTAA
- the rnk gene encoding nucleoside diphosphate kinase regulator produces MSRPTIIINELDAERIDRLLEKAEFASLPVADALNEELDRAQMCTPETMPHDVVTMNSQVKFRNLTTGEELTRTLVYPAQMTDSSAQLSVLAPVGAALLGLRTGDTIHWELPGGASAHLEVLALLYQPEAAGDYLR; encoded by the coding sequence ATGTCCAGACCTACAATTATCATCAACGAGCTCGACGCAGAACGTATCGACAGGCTGCTGGAAAAAGCAGAGTTTGCCTCACTTCCCGTGGCCGACGCCCTGAATGAGGAGCTCGACCGGGCGCAGATGTGCACGCCTGAGACGATGCCGCATGACGTGGTCACCATGAACAGCCAGGTAAAATTCCGCAACCTCACCACCGGTGAAGAGCTGACCCGCACGCTGGTTTATCCGGCTCAGATGACCGACAGCAGCGCCCAGCTTTCTGTTCTTGCGCCTGTAGGTGCCGCACTGCTGGGCCTGCGCACGGGCGATACCATCCACTGGGAATTGCCGGGCGGCGCCTCTGCCCATCTTGAAGTGCTGGCGTTGCTCTACCAGCCAGAAGCCGCGGGCGATTACCTGCGTTAA
- a CDS encoding zinc-dependent alcohol dehydrogenase — translation MKALTYHGPHHVRVENVPDPIIEQPDDIILRVTATAICGSDLHLYRGKIPKVQHGDIFGHEFMGEIVECGAEVKNLQKGDRVVIPFVIACGDCFFCRMQQYAACENTNAGQGAALNKKQIPAPAALFGYSHLYGGVPGGQAEYVRVPKGNVGPFKVPQLLSDDKALFLSDILPTAWQAAKNAQIEKGSSVAVFGAGPVGLLTIACARLLGAEQIFVIDHHPYRLRFAEARYGAIPINFDDDNDAAEKIIEQTAGQRGVDAVIDAVGFEAKGSTTETILSNLKIEGSSGKALRQCIAAVRRGGVVSVPGVYAGFIHGFLFGDAFDKGLTFKMGQTHVHAWLGELLPLIEKGLLTPEEIVTHYLPLADAERAYKVFEKREEECRKVILVPGAETPEAAEQKVKGLVNAFPGGVA, via the coding sequence ATGAAAGCACTTACGTATCACGGTCCGCACCATGTTCGCGTCGAGAATGTCCCCGATCCCATTATCGAACAGCCCGACGATATCATTCTGCGCGTCACGGCCACGGCGATCTGCGGCTCCGATTTGCATCTCTATCGCGGAAAGATCCCGAAGGTGCAGCACGGCGACATTTTTGGCCATGAATTTATGGGGGAAATCGTCGAGTGCGGCGCAGAGGTGAAGAATTTGCAAAAAGGCGATCGCGTGGTGATCCCCTTTGTCATTGCCTGCGGAGACTGTTTCTTCTGCCGTATGCAGCAATACGCGGCCTGTGAGAATACCAATGCCGGTCAGGGCGCCGCGCTGAACAAAAAGCAAATTCCCGCGCCGGCCGCGCTCTTTGGCTACAGCCATCTCTACGGCGGCGTGCCGGGGGGACAAGCAGAATATGTCCGCGTGCCAAAAGGCAACGTCGGGCCGTTTAAGGTCCCGCAACTCCTCTCCGATGATAAGGCGCTGTTCCTTTCCGATATTTTGCCCACGGCCTGGCAGGCGGCAAAAAATGCGCAGATTGAAAAAGGCTCAAGCGTTGCGGTTTTCGGCGCCGGGCCGGTGGGGCTACTGACTATTGCCTGCGCGCGGCTGTTAGGGGCTGAGCAGATCTTTGTTATCGATCACCACCCGTACCGTTTGCGATTTGCCGAGGCGCGTTACGGCGCAATCCCCATCAACTTTGATGATGATAACGACGCAGCGGAAAAAATCATCGAGCAAACCGCTGGCCAGCGCGGCGTTGACGCCGTGATTGATGCGGTAGGGTTTGAAGCGAAAGGCAGCACCACCGAAACGATCCTCAGCAATCTTAAAATTGAAGGTAGCAGCGGCAAAGCGCTGCGGCAGTGCATTGCTGCCGTTCGACGCGGTGGCGTGGTTAGCGTACCCGGCGTGTACGCCGGGTTTATTCATGGCTTCCTGTTTGGCGATGCCTTTGATAAGGGGCTGACGTTTAAGATGGGCCAGACGCACGTCCATGCCTGGCTGGGCGAGCTGCTACCGCTGATCGAAAAGGGGCTGCTTACGCCGGAAGAGATCGTGACCCATTATCTTCCCCTTGCTGATGCGGAACGCGCCTATAAGGTATTCGAAAAACGGGAGGAGGAGTGCCGGAAGGTGATTCTGGTCCCTGGTGCAGAAACGCCCGAGGCCGCAGAGCAGAAAGTTAAGGGCCTGGTGAATGCTTTCCCCGGTGGGGTTGCATAA
- the citR gene encoding DNA-binding transcriptional repressor CitR: MANLYDLKKFDLNLLVIFECIYQHLSISKAAETLYITPSAVSQSLQRLRGQLNDPLFIRSGKGITPTTVGVNLHHHLEQNLNQLEQTINIMHSSGLKKNFVIYCPHFMSTKATLDPIKLLMDNHNYSIELHDVFLSSDSAEDLLAYRRADLIFSFSSSNSHSVACSLYHKLPFVLVCREGHPRLSENPTREEILNENFTAYLNDENSFKDYQEKAESLLTKRNIVYRSDSFISLLSMIGSSDLIGLVPMPAFEKYGPALNLRKVETDIQFPSIDIYMMYNRSALNSSAFASFIEEISLP, encoded by the coding sequence ATGGCAAACCTGTATGACCTTAAAAAATTCGATCTTAATCTGTTAGTCATTTTCGAGTGCATTTACCAGCACCTTAGTATCAGTAAAGCCGCCGAGACGCTGTATATCACACCCTCTGCCGTGAGCCAGTCACTGCAACGTCTGAGAGGACAACTCAACGATCCTCTGTTTATCCGTTCCGGTAAAGGGATCACGCCCACGACCGTCGGCGTCAATTTGCATCATCATCTGGAACAGAACCTGAACCAGCTGGAGCAGACTATCAATATCATGCACAGCAGCGGGTTAAAGAAGAATTTTGTCATTTACTGCCCGCATTTTATGAGTACGAAAGCAACGCTTGACCCTATAAAACTGCTCATGGATAACCATAATTATTCAATTGAATTACATGATGTTTTTCTTTCATCTGATTCAGCGGAAGATCTCTTAGCCTACAGAAGAGCCGACCTGATATTTTCGTTTTCGTCCTCTAACAGTCATTCCGTCGCCTGTAGCCTCTACCATAAGCTTCCTTTCGTTCTCGTTTGTCGGGAGGGCCATCCCCGCCTCAGCGAAAATCCCACGCGTGAAGAGATTCTAAATGAAAACTTCACCGCCTACCTGAACGACGAGAACAGCTTCAAAGACTATCAGGAAAAGGCCGAAAGCCTGTTAACCAAAAGAAATATCGTCTATCGTAGCGACTCTTTTATATCCCTTCTGTCGATGATCGGTTCATCCGACCTCATAGGATTAGTGCCTATGCCGGCCTTCGAAAAATATGGACCAGCCCTCAACCTGCGCAAAGTGGAAACAGATATTCAATTCCCCAGTATTGATATTTACATGATGTACAACCGTTCCGCGCTCAATAGCTCGGCATTCGCGAGTTTTATTGAAGAGATATCCTTACCGTAA
- the ahpF gene encoding alkyl hydroperoxide reductase subunit F, with amino-acid sequence MLDTNMKTQLKAYLEKLTKPVELIATLDDSAKSAEIKELLAEIAELSPKVTFKEDNALPVRKPSFLITNPGSDRGPRFAGSPLGHEFTSLVLALLWTGGHPSKEAQALLEQIRDIDGDFEFETYYSLSCHNCPDVVQALNLMSVLNPRIKHTAIDGGTFQNEITDRNVMGVPAVYMNGKEFGQGRMTLTEIVAKVDTGAEKRAAEELNKRDAYDVLIVGSGPAGAAAAVYSARKGIRTGLMGERFGGQVLDTVDIENYISVPKTEGQKLAGALKAHVSDYDVDVIDSQSASKLVPAAVEGGLHQIETASGAVLKARSIIIATGAKWRNMNVPGEDQYRTKGVTYCPHCDGPLFKGKRVAVIGGGNSGVEAAIDLAGIVEHVTLLEFAPEMKADQVLQDKVRSLKNVDIVLNAQTTEVKGDGSKVTGLEYRDRVSGDVHSVQLSGIFVQIGLLPNTTWLEGAIERNRMGEIIIDAKCETSVKGVFAAGDCTTVPYKQIIIATGEGAKASLSSFDYLIRTKTA; translated from the coding sequence ATGCTCGACACTAATATGAAAACCCAGCTCAAGGCCTACCTTGAGAAACTGACCAAACCCGTTGAGCTGATTGCTACGCTTGACGACAGCGCCAAATCGGCAGAGATCAAGGAACTGCTGGCGGAGATCGCCGAGCTGTCGCCGAAAGTGACCTTCAAAGAAGACAACGCGCTGCCGGTCCGTAAGCCCTCCTTCCTGATTACCAACCCAGGATCCGATCGGGGACCGCGCTTTGCCGGTTCTCCGCTGGGTCACGAATTTACCTCACTGGTGCTGGCGCTGCTGTGGACCGGTGGTCACCCGTCAAAAGAAGCGCAGGCGCTGCTGGAGCAGATCCGCGATATCGACGGTGATTTCGAATTTGAAACCTATTACTCGCTCTCCTGCCACAACTGCCCGGACGTGGTGCAGGCGCTGAACCTGATGTCGGTCCTGAACCCGCGCATCAAGCACACGGCGATTGACGGCGGTACCTTCCAGAATGAAATCACCGATCGCAACGTGATGGGCGTTCCGGCGGTCTACATGAACGGCAAAGAGTTCGGCCAGGGCCGTATGACGCTGACCGAAATCGTAGCCAAAGTGGATACCGGTGCTGAAAAACGTGCGGCGGAAGAGCTGAACAAACGCGATGCCTACGACGTGCTGATCGTCGGTTCCGGCCCTGCGGGCGCGGCGGCAGCGGTGTACTCCGCGCGTAAAGGTATTCGTACCGGCCTGATGGGCGAACGCTTTGGCGGCCAGGTGCTCGATACCGTGGACATCGAAAACTACATTTCCGTGCCGAAGACCGAAGGCCAGAAGCTTGCGGGGGCGCTGAAGGCGCACGTCAGCGACTATGACGTAGACGTGATCGACAGCCAGAGCGCCAGCAAGCTGGTTCCGGCAGCGGTCGAGGGTGGTTTACACCAGATTGAAACCGCGTCCGGCGCGGTGCTGAAAGCGCGCAGCATCATCATTGCCACCGGTGCGAAATGGCGCAACATGAACGTTCCGGGCGAAGATCAGTACCGTACCAAAGGCGTGACCTACTGTCCGCACTGCGACGGCCCGCTGTTTAAAGGTAAACGCGTGGCGGTGATCGGCGGCGGTAACTCCGGCGTGGAAGCGGCTATCGACCTGGCGGGGATTGTTGAGCACGTTACCCTTCTGGAGTTCGCTCCAGAGATGAAGGCCGACCAGGTTCTGCAGGATAAAGTTCGCAGCCTGAAAAACGTCGACATCGTACTGAACGCGCAGACCACGGAAGTGAAGGGCGACGGCAGCAAAGTGACCGGACTGGAATACCGCGACCGCGTGAGCGGCGACGTGCACAGCGTTCAGCTGTCAGGGATCTTCGTGCAGATTGGTCTGCTGCCAAACACCACCTGGCTGGAAGGCGCGATTGAGCGCAACCGCATGGGCGAAATCATCATCGATGCGAAATGTGAAACCAGCGTGAAAGGCGTATTTGCGGCGGGCGACTGCACCACCGTGCCGTACAAACAGATCATCATCGCCACGGGCGAAGGGGCGAAGGCGTCTCTGAGTTCGTTTGACTATCTGATTCGCACCAAAACCGCATAA
- the uspG gene encoding universal stress protein UspG gives MYQRIIMPVDVFEMELSDKAVRHAEFLAQQDGVIHLLHVLPGSASLSLHRFAADVRRFEEHLQHEAETRLQTMVSHFSIDPSRIKTHVRFGSVRDAVNELANELKADVVVIGSRNPSITTHLLGSNASSVIRHTHIPVMVVR, from the coding sequence ATGTATCAGAGAATTATTATGCCGGTTGATGTTTTTGAGATGGAGCTGAGCGACAAGGCCGTACGCCATGCGGAGTTCCTGGCGCAGCAGGACGGTGTCATCCATCTTTTGCACGTACTGCCGGGCTCCGCCAGCCTGAGCCTGCACCGCTTTGCCGCCGACGTGCGTCGCTTCGAGGAGCATTTGCAGCATGAAGCGGAAACTCGCCTGCAAACCATGGTCAGCCACTTCAGCATCGACCCTTCACGGATCAAAACGCACGTCAGATTCGGCAGCGTACGCGATGCGGTAAACGAACTGGCGAACGAGCTGAAAGCAGACGTGGTGGTCATCGGTTCGCGCAACCCTTCCATTACCACGCATCTGCTGGGCTCTAACGCCTCCAGCGTGATCCGCCACACCCACATACCGGTGATGGTCGTAAGATAA